The Schistocerca cancellata isolate TAMUIC-IGC-003103 chromosome 4, iqSchCanc2.1, whole genome shotgun sequence genome contains a region encoding:
- the LOC126184821 gene encoding uncharacterized protein C9orf85 homolog, translating into MSTQRGNTQRTRPQAHQNTKAFKNDLHDTSSQTKLINNIDLSGVCERCKSILEWKIKYKKYKPLKAPKKCVKCEQKSVKKAYHTVCFPCAKLLNVCPKCGKNEKVIEKLISIEEQLKKDAELQRQIKLLSLRRRRTLLRYIASLTKGTNSGFAVGEDEMRKLQEEVTKKLESLKINKDDVLDDLLDDLTDESDDD; encoded by the exons ATGAGCACTCAACGGGGAAATACACAGAGAACCAGGCCACAGGCACACCAAAATACAAAAGCATTTAAAAATGACCTACATGATACCTCTTCTCAGACAAAGCTTATAAATAATATTGATCTGTCTGGTGTGTGTGAAAGATGCAAGAGCATCTTGGAAtggaaaattaaatacaaaaagtacAAGCCCCTAAAGGCTCCAAAAAAATGCGTGAAATGTGAACAGAAAAGTGTAAAAAAGGCTTACCATACAGTCTGTTTCCCTTGTGCCAAATTACTGAATGTATGCCCAAAATGTGGTAAAAATGAGAAAGTGATTGAAAAACTCATTTCTATTGAAGAACAACTGAAAAAGGATGCTGAACTCCAGAGACAAATAAAGCTGCTGTCATTGCGAAGACGACGAACACTTCTACGTTACATTGCTAGCCTTACCAAGGGTACAAATTCAG GCTTTGCTGTGGGAGAAGATGAAATGAGGAAACTGCAGGAAGAAGTTACAAAAAAACTGGAATCACTGaaaataaacaaagatgatgttttgGATGACTTATTAGATGATCTTActgatgaaagtgatgatgattGA